tttcacatttttgaTCGTTTAGCTGATGGTGTTAATGTACCTGGTtttaaagggagagagagaggaggctgaGAGGTTCCAGCTAAAGGCGATTTGACAAGACTGACAGGACAGCAATTCTCACTTTTATCACGATTTCTATAGCTGTATTGTGTAATCACTCCCATACAGCTATACAGTACATGACAAAGTGTTAACGCGTAGTATTGATTGACAGACAGCTATTAAATGAGCTTTATCAACTCGGATTTGAGTTAAAATGAGGCTTGAAATTAAACATGTTCAAGTCCCAAGTTTTGGTTTGGTCACATCCAGAAGAGAACCAGCCGGCTTCACGCATTCCTCACATTGTTTAATTGTTAAATATGCATTAAAAGATGTTAGTACCAGGTCTATTAAACACCATATTTACACAGTTCGTTATCAGCGCAATGGTCCTCATTGAAGGAAAGTTTGACaggacttgagacttgacttacccgaaatatatataaaagatatattatatttaacatACTTTAGAATATGATGTAAATACAACGCCACAAACTCTTTTAACACCTACTTCAAATGCAAAGTATGTTTGTACAGTATGCAGTTTACCTTGGACGGTGTGCATGTTCAGACATGTTTTAGACCCCCGTTGGTGTGCCATCAACAGGAGGCTCGTTAGTAATCAATGTGAACTACAGTGAAACATCTAATGAATGCTACAAGTATCTTTATTGGAAAAGGGTAACTTGCTTTATTCTCATCTAAACTGACAACAATAGatgtctgtgtttatgtattttgcCACATTTAACTTCTGAAGCAAaatggcagtgtgtgtgcgtctgttctCCCAGCAGCTTCAGGGCAGGTGTTCCAGTCACACATTTACATCAAATACGTAAAGCTCGTCCTGCCGCTGAAGAAGAACcgacacaaccacacacaaatacacacacacagcggaggCTGAATGTGTATTGGAGAGCCAGACGGAGCATACCTGGCCTTTTACTGCACTCCCATTCATAGTCAAGGTGAGGCCCGAGGCCCAGCGGGTCCCAGTAATGAGCCCTCAGGACCAGCAGCAAGGTGACAGAGGCAGGCCGCTCGGGATCGTCCTGTAAATGGCTTCATAAACTCATTAGCGATGGATGTGCGTGGACAAGAAAGGCCCAGATTACAGTGGCTGTTAAATGTGTCGTCCAGGTGAGAAAACGATCCCCTTTCacctcaataataataatgatgacagTGTTTCTTCATGCTTTTGTTTCATTCAATCACGTGTGAGCTGAGCTGGAAGGAGAGACAGAACAGAGTTTCTCCTCTCTGATCTCACTTCTCTGTCATATGGCATAACTGctatattaataaagttttgAGCGACCATTGTTAAGAGATCAGGACTTTGATCTTTTAATCTCCTCACAGGAGGTTAAACCTCTTCATTTTTAGAGTTTAGACTCATTACTTCCCAAATGTGAATCTGATATGGGAAATCTTTGCTAGATGACATTAAACAACTGAAAGTTAGTCACATGTCtgctgtacttaagtacaactttTAAGGCACGTTGAGTACTTCCATTTTATGCTACCGTTTATTTCTACATTTACAGTTTTAGTGACGAGTTCAAATCTTCTTTGAAAAGTTCATAAAATAAACTCTCCATTACATGATGTAATGAGCTCAGAACCATCCAACtgcaacatgacaacatgttaACGCATCATGATCCAACAATATAGTGATACTATAACAACTTCAGGACATGTAACAAAGTATttgtattgctacttttacatAAGCGaatggaataaaaataaaaatacttccACCACTATCTGCAGGTCTAAATCTATCTAAAACAATACTGTcgtttattattgttattccaGGGGAATGCTTGACATTAAATGACATCTGTCAGATCAGTTGACCTTTATCATGGTGGACAACTGTACAGTCACAGAACTATTAAGTTTTACAAACACGTATTTCTgtatcataaaaaaacaacacataccAAACACTGTAATCTACACAACACACTCTCGTATGCTAGTGAGTATGTGGCCATTTAATATAGaatgttgtgtatatataatgcgGTAGTTACTTTTGAGACGCTCTAGGAGAAGAATATTTTATCTATAGTTTATCTCCAACCTTTAGTCTTGCTCTGAGTTTTGCTAGCAGAAGTGAAAACAAATCCTCATAAGTGACCACTTTGCATTTTGCAGCCGACAGCAGAAACTGAATGAAGTGCTGATGGGCAGTTTCAAGCTGTTGGTGGGAAGGATGGCCCATAGAGCCGTTAGAGAGCAGCCCCTTCagcctctttctcctctcagcCCATGACTATGAAAAGAGCACACTCGGGGACAATGGTCCGTGTATTCCTTGTCTGGCTCCAATACACAAGGAGGACACCATGCCTTCACTGCAGCATCATTAGAGGACACTCAGGGTTCACTGCCGATATCatgaaaaagacatttcagcaTATCCAGGCAGAATATTGGAGGGGGACTTGGCTGCAAGTGGCAATAAGatttccctctttccctctttatttttttaaacatttttttacttgaTATGGCGATTAGGGTTCCAACTCATGATTATTATCGTTATCGATTAATTGTTTAGCCTCTAAAATGTTCCAAAAGAAATGTTAAGTGTCCAGAGCTCAACACGAGGCCTTCAAATGTCTTGTCAAAAgtcaaatatattcagtttactttcATAGAAAACATGCACATATTAAATCTAAAATTGACAAACTGGAACCAGTTAACTTGTTGgcctttctattttttttacttggagGATCGAGAAATGAACAGTACAATTAGGGTTTATATTCAGTCTGAGGCTTCACGTTTTTTTTGGGTGATAATTCCAGATTAGTTTCACTTATTTTCTAAACGTGCttctctaaataaaaaaaaaaccctattTGATATTTACTTGTACGCTGGTTTGACTCGGGAACATCATCTTCATTCAACTCGTCATTCCGCTTGAAGCTTTCATGTTAACTTGAGGTTTCAACACTAAATGTGAATTGAGTGATCTGTCGGGAAGGAGGTTTTCTGCAGAGCACGCCAGCAAACACCGCTGGTGGGGTGGGTGGTCCGGTGACAGAGGCATCAGAAGAAGCCTCCTTATTGTTCAGGCCAGGTCGACAAAGTCTGTGTTTGCCCTCTCCATTAGACATTCTAGTGTCAGTGAAAGAGGATAAATAAGAGGCTCCGAGGTCAAAGGGAACGGGCGCTTTCGCCTcggtgtttcaatgtgttttaacagTTACTTAGGGCTCTGCAGAGCCTCTCTGCCACCTCCAAATGATGGAAATGAGGCTGGAAAGTTTGCAGAGCTGGCAATAATCCGAGTTGAAAGAGAGGCTGTCTTTGTGTTGCGGTGGTGTAAGAAAGCAAATCACTTCCTTTAAAGAAGCCGCGTCTTCATCTTCAAGCCTTTAATGAGACACCGATAAAACAAAAGGATATTATTTCCGGTGCAAAATTgccttttcacaataaaaggttTACTCTCCACGTGCCTAATGAGACTGACTTTCCTTTAATTCGCTTTGTGTTTATACACAACATGAATCCAGCCTGCAGATGTCCGGCTTTAGACCGACGTGGGATTGTTTTAGGAATCAGCGAGCAGAGGCCTTTCCCAGTCGGACATTCAAaggatgggatggatggatcaaCCTGTGGATTAACGCGGTGCTTGAGATTAGTGGAGTTGTGGtttggttaaaaataaaattaaaattaaaaaaaaccagCATCACCACTCTGTCGCCACACCCGACCCGCTGAATCTGACGCCTCCATTACGCACCGCAGTCATTCCATTTAAAGAGCAACACCGCTGCTGTTAAAAAACACACTCTGAACACAGAGCGCATTCATTTTGGACAGAAAGTAAAAAGATTATGAGCTGTTTACACACATGAGGGACTCTtggtttacagcaggttgataCGACCCTTCGGCTTCATTATTTCTAAATTATAAAGGTTggaaaaagtttttaaaaagataacaAAATAAGTATATTCTGTTATTGTACAGCTTGAGGTCGGCCTCCAATCGTTACGCTGCTTAAAGCATCTGTCGGCCAGCCAGAACTTAAAAGGCTCCAAATAGGATGATTTGGTAACATCAAGGCTTTCCCAGCGGTAATGATTACATTTGGACTTAAGATCCATGCAAGAATTTGTAGCCCAGTAAATCTCCAGAGGTCCCTGCCCCCACGACTCTTCAAAAGCCTTGTCATTCAAAGGGTTAGGATGTTTGACAATCCCAGCTTGTACTACTCCACCAATTAATTGGATACGTTGTCGGGATGTTCGTTTCTCTCATCTGCTACTTAGAAAGACAAAGGATCGATGGGGGGCTGTTGACACCTCTGTGTCCGGCCGCAGTATAAATGAGGAGCCTCGCAGGAGGAGCAGCATTCACTTTCCTGCTGCACTCCGAGCAACAACTTGATTTTCTGCAAAGTTTCGAGATCTTATTTCACCTACAAGAAGACAAATACATCTGCTAGAATGCAGGTGCCGAACAGGCCAATTGGAGCTTATGGATACTCCGTGCGTAATTACGCACCGGCATCGCTGTACCCGCAGTACCAGGGGAGCCAGTGCGCGTTGACAACGAAGCCTCCCAGTGGGAAATCTTTCACCATCGATGCTTTGCTTGCCAAGCCGGAGCGCGCAACCAGCTGCCGTGCGAGTCCGACTCCGTGCGGAGAGAAATACCAACCAGGAGTCCCAGTGCTGCCTCTCACCGGACACGCGGGCGTACCGATGGCAGCAGCACCTTACGGCTACTCTCAAAACATGTTGCATTCTGCGCTCCACGCGCAACCCGGATACTCAGTCTACTGCTGCCCGCCGTTCACGTACCAACCCTCGTGTCGTGGAGCATTTTACGCACACGGTAAACACTATTTACCGGATGTATCAGAGCGAGATCTAAATGTCAAAAACGAAACTGTTTCCACGTGGCAGTGTGATTAAAACGTGTCATCTCTTCTTTGCAGCGTCAATGTCCAAAGTGAGCGCGGGGCTGCATTCGTTCAAGACTAAAGGTGGCAAGTCGAAACGCATGCGCACCAGCTTCACCAGCGAGCAGCTCTCCCGGCTGGAGAAGGAGTTCGCGAGGCAGCAGTACATGGTGGGATCAGAGCGGTTCCTGCTGGCCTCGGCCCTGCAGCTCACAGAAGCTCAGGTGAGAAACGGAAGAAAATACGAGTGTAGCCTCAAGAAAGAATATtgtattacccccccccccccccccccccccccacacacacacacacacacacacacacccacacacacccatgtCTCTTACTGACATATTTCTAATATGcatcttgtttctctctctctttctctctctccaggtcaAAGTCTGGTTCCAGAACCGACGCATCAAGTGGCGCAAACAGagtctggagcagcagcaggccaaGCTGGCCAAGCTGGGCCTGGCCGCTCCGCTCAAAAGTCCCGGATCTCAAGGCCACGGGGACGaaggagatgaggatgaggagttCTCCGACCTGGACGTGGACATCGACGGGTCCGATGACTCCACTGACCACTGTTGACCGAACACCACTggacttttttttgtacatagtgCTGAGAAAAGGGGGCCTGTGTCTCCAACTACGGATATTTAATAGATGTATaggtttatatttaaatgttcttgcTCTTTGATAAGCTCACTTCACCTGTTCAGTTTTTGTGACATattcagaaatatattttatgacATTAACGCCAACTGTGTCTCTCTTTATTATCCTTCTCATTCAGCCAAGTGTGAAATGTCAAAGGTTACATTTTGTGTTGTAAGACATCATAAATCCTATTTGCACATGTCACACAGTTGAACTCATGGGACATTAAAGGCCCTGACACATTTCACACTGAAACAATATTCTACAAAAGTTAAAACAGTTTCTCACATTTAAGGTTTCTGGTTGTCTCGGTGCTCTTATACTGGTTTCAGTGGGACAGGCTGGTGCGAGAtaaagatgacatcatgcacTTATGTCCACCAATCGGTTCAGGATTCAGCAACAAAATCTGATGACAGTTCTGAGTTTGTTCAGCAAATATCGAATCAGATCAAATCACTCCAACACAGTGCTGATGAAGCAGATCTACTTTTAACTCATTTactaaaatgtgcttttttcaAACTTGAAACCTGACTGCGGCTCATGTCGTCTTATTTCAGCTTCATTTGGTGCATTTAATGTCTAAGAAAAGTGTTGAAATGAGAAGATCTGGAACCGTGATTCAATGGGCTTTGAATGAAAACAGGTTAGCCTAAATATCAGACCAATGCTCATAGCTTGGTCCAATCAGATGAGGAGACCATGATTTAAATAATAACTGAGCGTTAAGAGTAAACAAGATATTAGTGTCAGAAACTGATTCACCACGAGAGTGTAAACCTGTCTCCTCTCTAATGTAGCCCAATCAAACCATCATCGCGCCCTTTGACCTCCCCTTATTGCTCCTCTCATCTGGCTCTGAGCACCCGGTTCCAAGAGACACGGCGAGGCATTTCCTCCCCCCCGGTTTGATCTAACTTGAAGTCTGGGACGGACTCGGGTTCCCCTCTGGTTTGagctaaacaaataaatatccaGCTCAGGGATTATGTGAGGATATCTGTAACCCGGGGTGGTAGGGGTCAGTCTGTCTCGGGGCTGGAGATCTGGGTCTCCCTGTTTAATCTGTTTAAACGGTCACTACGCCTGTTCTCAATGGACGGGGCTCACACATGCCCTCCCACCCCCGGCAGGTGTCCCGTCTCCGCTCTATTGAGTCTCCTCGTCTTTCCTTCCAGGTGGAAGGGGACTCCCGCTGTCTGCTGAAGCCTGCCTGGCAGACATGAGGGATAAACCAGGGAGGATCGGGACGTATAGCAAACGAGTCCATCAGAGCAGCTAATTGCACCGGTCAACCTGAAAGTCCCGTCCTGTGGAGAACTCCGTCACATTGAACAAAGACATCTGAGCGGTGTGTCCATCTCTGTAATCCTCACATTTGTTTCATAATAAGTTAGTTACTTTTTGGTAATAAACGTATTATCACAGACTTTTCCCTTCCATCAAACTACTTTACTGACATGTAGATGTAGATATCCGTCTCATGTCTATTTTTCCTTTGACAATAGAGTTCTGCATGGATGACATGTTTTTGTAGGCCATCCCCGGAAGTTAGCATCGACCTGGTTCCCGCGGCAAAAAAACAATGGGATTTTATTCCCATTGGGAATCACAAATGGGATTTTATTCATTCCtctgtattttgtattactgCAGAAAAGCAATCTCATGTGAGATACAAACGTTTATGATACATATaggcattttttttgtttcagcgAGTTCATTTTCACAGGTGAACAAAACTTCTATGATTTTTGAAGCGTGAATGCAATCGCCATGATGTAAAAAGCTAACATTAGGCCAGTAAGTTAAAAGCTATACGGCACCTCGGTCACACAGCGTGAATATAAACAACGGCAGCTGTGAAGGCAGCAGACAAGTCAGTTTGACGATAGtcgtctcatttagccacttggTTCTTTTAATGTAAAGGGATCAAAATTCACAAGAGGGAGAtttactgaaatatatttgaaatcGCAGAACAAAGAAAATGCTCTTACGGTTAACAACAAACCTTATTACAGGAAtctaaccaaaaaaaaacattgactttgagatGAGGGAAGTACAAAAATGCTCATTTCAGGGTTTTACCTCAGGAccaatttaaatgaattgaGAGAAACTTAAAGTTACATAAACCTGATGACTAATATTGACAATCTGTAACCAAATAGCTTCATTGGCAGCTTGATTTTGAACATATCTACCTATCAAAAGAAGTCAAAATAGTTGCTCTCCTGTGACCAGCTGGGCACAAGTCCACTATCAACAAGTTAAAACCAAATCAGATCAGATACTGAGCAGAAAgatgattaaataaaacaagccAGAGAGCCTAAAGTGACTCCAGGTCACATCCACGTTCACAGTCGTATTACCTGCTCGTAGTGTCGCTGCACTCTGCGGACATTTGCAGGCCTCTTCTATGTCAACACATCAGACAGTGCTGTCGCCTGCAGCGCGCCATGCAGCGGAGGTGCTGTAAGAGGGAGAAGACAGGCTGGTGACAGTATCAAAGAGAGAAGTTTAATAAAAACGCTAACAGAGCTGATCTCTTTCTCTCGCCCGCCACCCCCTGCCTGCTCTCTCTCCTGGTGTCTCTGCTCGGCCTGATTAGGGCTGAAGCGCCGCTGAAGGAGCAGAATTTGTGTAAAAAACCCCAGAGAGCCGTTTCTGATGTGATcagctccccctcctctcccccgcTCTCCACACCCCAACGTAATCCCATTGAGGGGAAGAAAGAAGCAGTCAGAGGCCTGGGAAAAGCCTGGAGAGTCCTGGGGAAgagagggggtgtgggggggtccCAATTAGCACAGGGCACCTTACCGGCTGCAAACAAGCCAACGCTGGCTGGGTTTCTTAAGACTCTACGGCGAAGCTGCTTATGAAAGGCAACTGTTACATCTTCCTTTGCCTCTTGACTTGTTGCTTTTATTCCGTTGGCGACCGAGACAATAAGTATTTTAAGTTCATCCACACTGTTAGACTATATTGTGTCTTTGCTGGCTTACACTGTATTTTCCAGAGCTGAAGCAATTAGTTGAGGGGTAAAACTATGATGATGACTTGATGTATTGTTCCTTCAAGGGAAAGGACAACACAAATTCCCATCTCAgcctctcaaatgtgaggatttccAGCTTTTTCTTTATACTGCAGGAAAGTAATTGGAATACAACTCGGAGTAGAACAGTTGGTCGAACAAAACAATCCCTTTGTTGACATCACCTCGGGCTGCGGGACATTGTGTTTTTTCACAGGTTCCTGGCATTCTACAAATCAGAATTTTGCAGATTAACGGATGATGAAAATGATTCAGTTGCAGCCAAAATATTTGTTCTTTTGGTCGGAATTGTGCTGcaatgctttaaaaataaattatcaaaACCAGCTGTTGTTGAGGAGTTCAGGCTGTTCTCATCCAGAAAAATGGACAGGTGTTGCCGGCTTGCGTATGAACTATTGTATGACGATAAGTTAACTAAAACATACAAGGCCACAAAACCTCAAGTGCCTCAACCTCAACTGCCTCATTAAAGACATATAGCATTATGGTGGTCAGAATCATAAAAACCTGTTTTCtaaatgaaatacattgttTCTGATAGTTAGATGACAATGTGCTTATCTCTTTGTCATCACTCTCATAGTCTTGTTGTTTTGATTATTGGctgtttctttatatatttgaataCCTTTAAAAACATGTCTCCTCCCTAGATTTAAATGACCTTCATGACTCACTCAGCCCAGATGCAATGCAGCTCCTGTGAGAAGGTGTGAAAGTTCTCATGGAGAGCAATAACCTCCAGCTCCAAGAGGAGAGTGCACCCCCATTTGAATAAAGCGCGTTTTAGGGTATAggagattgtaaaaaaaaaagaagaaaatccttctttgcattttatttgaaaagCCGAGGGCCCCTCTACTCTATCTAATAGTCATTAGCTTTCATTACAAGCGTTTGAAGTCGAAGCCGCCCTTTGTCTCGTCGTGAAAGGGCCGCATTGGAGACGGACGCACAATGGCTTCTGACACGGAACTGACCGGAGCAGCTCGGCTCGGCATGTGCGGAGAACGGACACGTGTTCTCCCCGGAAACAGAAGGTCCTGTTCACGTCGTGTTCAGCGACAGTGAGCACCAAGAAGAAAAGTGAAGACAAAATAAAgatagaagggggggggggggggggggggggcgggggggggcgtGACACGCTGGCTTCCAAACAACGCGTAATTGATCCAACGTGCGTCTTTTACGCACACCGAAATGAAGGGAAAAGAAAATCGAAATTGTTTGATAGCCTAGCTTTAATATTTCAACACGACAGTCTCTGATACTCAGCAGTATGTGCATCTGTTTATCAATGATTTCATCTCCTAATAAATCCCAAATACATCGCAGcaatattcatttaatgtcCTCAAGCACATttgtgatattttaataatatcaTGTAGCAATGCCAGAATGTTCCCGTACCACTCATATGGATGGCTgcgtatgtttttttttgctgcagttCTAAAATGTGCATCATTCACTTTATTATAAGGGCTCAGGTTTACACCGGTCACTAAACAGTTTAAATATGAAACCCAGCAGAAGAAGCTCAACACACAGAGATGAATGCCTTTTCTCGACATGAACACGCATTTTGTCTCCGGGCCGCGTGTTAAAAGGGGGGTGTTTGTTTATGCTGAGGGGGGGTGCCGGTGTGGAGGAGCGGGGCCCAGTACAGGTGGCTAAACGACTGCACTTCTCGTGCAGGTGGCACAAACGCAGCGACGTGCTATTTTCCCCGTCTCGTTATAATGGGGTGACATTTCCCAAGTATTTAAGTGGGACAGATTAGCTGAACACACAAAGCTAATGCGAAACAAAATGGCCAATTAGTTTATTAATGAACGCGGGAGGTGAGAGGGGAACCCCCCCGAGCCTCAGCTGGTTCCATCTTCATCGAGGAGGAAGAGACCAGAAGTTTGTCCACCAGCCAAATAATGAATAAAGCCAGACTTTGAGATTCATGTCGAGCGGATCACCCATCTAATAGTTTGGCCGAATCATACCCGtcataaatcaaatgaaaaataattaaggGGGCTATTTTTAAAGGAATGTGTATAGCATTGGATCATGTTATATCAACTGATTTGAGCTACCTGTCAAAATGAAACAGCTGAGATGTTTTAGGTGCattaatgtaaacacatttgCATAATTCAGTTCAGTGAAGCCTAACTTCTCTCTGCAGCTGTCAGTGGtgctatttctatttttttctggaGAGCTTAATTTGGTTCTGttgcagttgtttttgttttcttctgacaTTATTGATCACTGGAACTCATATGTATCTGCAACATAGAAAGCATAGCTATCAGCCTATTGTGATGTAACTCCAAATTTACTTTTTTCACAAAACTACTATTGCAATAAACGCACATTTCTGTAACACTGGAAATATAATGTTTTGGCCATtttttgaatgtatttttaGCGTTTAAGTTTGGATTCACGCTATTATATGATGTTCATTAATAAGTATTGTATTAACTTCCTAGTTTTGAACTAAAGTGTAAGTGAGGTAATATTCGGCCGAGTGGAAACCTCTGGGAACTGGAACTGAACTGAAAACCCactgaggtcaaaggtgagCTCTGCAGGAAACCTTTAATCATATTAACATGCTCTGACTTCCTTCAACCACTGGATGGCAGCATCGGtttaagaagaagaacaacaacaacaccaccaccttGAACTGGTTTAGTAGACTGGGAAGTGATCTCCCAGCTCTGTGGAGGAAGTCAATGTAGCGCAGGATGTAATGTTTCCACAACTTGTTTCTCTAATTGAAAGGTTTTATTTAGCCACAGGCCTCACACATTGGGAataaaaatatagttttaaagTCACTGGGTTAAGTTAAGTGTCAAGTTATAATGAACTGAGGGTTAATCACTTGTATGAGATGAGACACATTTctatacattattataaatataacttTGGTAAAACACAGATTTAATACTTTCAGAAATAACAGAATGGTTAAATCTCACGTGTACTATAATTATATTAGTGCAGTTTTCTTCATCTAACTTTTCTCCATCATTATTAATCAGACAAGAAACCATGATAAGAGTATCTTATTTTGGCCACTAGAGGGCTTCTTCATGGTGGCGTTTCCTCTTTGTCCCTCTCTTACCATAAACAACTATTTGAAACAGACAATTAACCTGTAGAATgtttatacaattatatatgGTGGGATTGAAGAGTTATTTGGATTAGAGGAAACTTTAACGATGTTTGAAGACATTTTACAATATATGCTGGTTTGTTGAACTCAAATGTAAAATTGTTGAAAGAccaaataaatctatttctGACACAGTAATCTCGGGAAGGTTTTGACACCAAGTTTATCGTCCTGGTGAAATAAAGTGAATTTAAATTGTATAGTTTGCAGTTAAGTGTGCGTGTTTTTGTCAAATCAAGTACTAAAGTACCAAAGTTATTAGTTTTTAGGCTTTTAAATGATACTTGCAGAGCTGAACCCATCAAACAAAAAGGAATGTGCCCTTTTAAGGCTCAAACTCAGAGCTGCTCTTTATGGTCTTTGATGTTAACTATTCCCTCTTTTAGTTTACTTGGCCAATGTGTAACGTGCTCCAACTACTGTAGTAGTCccataattaatatataatctGAACGCATTATGACATCCAGTGTGGTACAACGGGTGTTAAATGAGGATTAAGGTCTTCACACGACACTAACATGTTAAACTATAGAGGAATTTATCCATAAAAACAAGAAGGAACGCGCTTCTCAGTTTCCCATCTGAAGAGCACTTTGGGTCGGACTCTCAGTGACTCTCCTCCGGAGCCTCaggggggaaaaacaacaacagtagcCTTCGGAACAAAGGTGCACTGCTCCGTTTCTGTTAATGCAGAGCGATCTGAACATCTATTAACCAGCGGCGATCAGGGTCAGTGCGTAAGGGCCCACGGGCTTTCATCATTAAACTCCACCCGCAAGTTCGTGCTGTTGCACTCTGGGTAAAAAGAGGGTTTCAATATAAAACAAATCCTGCAATGAAGAGTTTGTGTCTTCactttcccccaaaaaaagatgagCGTTATGACAAGCGAATTGTTTTACAGGGTTCTCATATTTTAAAGTGATGGTCACAGAAGGATGTATAACGTGACCTTGTAACcgaacacattttaaacatgaacattaagtGAAATGAAgttatacatatgtgtatattgaAGTAACAACGTTTTCTAACGTTTCAAAATATCATAAACAAGCGTTTCTAATGAGATTGAATGAGTTATGTGTAGCTTTGGTATGTTGTAACGGTGTGAGTCATGAGGACAAATATTTCCAGTGAAACTCTATCGAGTTCATGGCTCAcccagtaaataaataaagatgtataTCTGTCACACAACACTATATTAGGTATATAGCTATATAGCTTTTTTTCTGACACCGAGCGATTCCCAGAACACTCCGCCGTCTTTAGGAGCCTTTAGCTCTAAACGCCTAATCAACAACTTGTTTTACCTCATCATTTCCATCGGTAATGATTTTCTAATGCAACCTCGAAACAAACGAGCGTATTAAGCGGATAATTATTAACTTGGTTAGTGCGCCGTGAAAGCTGCAGCTAAGGAAGCCGGCGAGCTCCAAACGCGAGGACAGGCCGCCTCTGGCTCTCTCCACGTCGGTCCTCGTGCAGGACGAACCGGGAGCTGGAGCCCCATTCGGTCTGTTTTCTACATGCTGTTCATGTTTAAAGCCAAAACAACTATGGAACTCATCT
The genomic region above belongs to Cyclopterus lumpus isolate fCycLum1 chromosome 22, fCycLum1.pri, whole genome shotgun sequence and contains:
- the noto gene encoding homeobox protein notochord; protein product: MQVPNRPIGAYGYSVRNYAPASLYPQYQGSQCALTTKPPSGKSFTIDALLAKPERATSCRASPTPCGEKYQPGVPVLPLTGHAGVPMAAAPYGYSQNMLHSALHAQPGYSVYCCPPFTYQPSCRGAFYAHASMSKVSAGLHSFKTKGGKSKRMRTSFTSEQLSRLEKEFARQQYMVGSERFLLASALQLTEAQVKVWFQNRRIKWRKQSLEQQQAKLAKLGLAAPLKSPGSQGHGDEGDEDEEFSDLDVDIDGSDDSTDHC